One Marinobacter sp. es.048 genomic window, TTGCACCGGTGCACATCCATTCAGGCCAGGCCCAGGACGTCACCCTGCCGGTTCATTCCGCTCATCGGGGCTATTTGCGCCCGGACCGGGTTCGTATTGAAACCCGCTTTCCGTTCGGTCTGCTGAAGGCGTGGTCCTGGGTACGGCCAGTATCGGCCGGTGTTGTGTTCCCAAGGCCGATCCCTGCGCCGGAGGCGTTCAGCACCGTCGAGGATGGCGAAGAGTCAGCAGAGGCACGATCCGTTGAAGGCAATGACCACGCGGATATCCGGCCCTGGCGAGAAGGCGATCTCAGCCAAAGGGTGCTCTGGAAGCGGTTTGGGCGAACCGGGCAAATGGTGGTTGCCGATTGGGAGGGTGAGCAGGGCAGTCCCTATTGGCTGGATTTCAATGCCTACCCTGGTGCGGACCATGAGCTGCGGCTGAGTTACCTAGCGTTTCTGGTAAACGAAAGGGGCAGAAGTGGTGTACGGTTCGGATTGAATCTTCCCGGGCAAATCATTGAGCCTGATTCCGGCCCGGCCCATGTAGCTCGGTGTCTCAGGGTATTGGCGACCTGGGGCAAGGAGCGGCCCCGGGACTCAATCGCCGAGCCCCATGGAACCCGAAAGAACCAGACAGGAAATGCATCCCAGTGGGCTGCGGAGGGGCGGGCTTGAGTTTTCTGGACCGCCTGAGAGGCGCCGAATCGGACGACACCACAGCGATCAATCTGCCCTCCAGGGCTCTGCTCTGGCTGATTGCCAGTTTTGCCTTGCTGTTGTCGCCCCAGTGGGACCGATTACCGCTGTGGTTGATTGCCGCCTGTGTGGTGTTAGCCGCCTGGCGCTGGTTGGCGCAATACGGGCGGGTTAGGCTTCCCGGCCGCCTGTTACGCACCGGCATCATGCTGGTATTGATTGGCGTATATGTAGCGACAGTCCAGGGGCGGTTTACGGTGGACACTGCCGCTTCGTTCTTTGTGCTGGCGGTGGGTCTCAAATGGCTGGAAACGCGGTCAGTCAGGGACTTCTATGTTCTGTTTTTTATCCTTGTCTATCTGGCCACCGTGAATTTTCTGTTCCATCAGGAGATTCTGTGGGCACTGGTGAACTTCACCGGGATAGCATTGCTGCTGGTTGGCTTACAGGTGCTGAATGCGCCTGAGCTTCCGGGTGGGCTGACCTCTGGCTGGCGCAGGCTGGGTGGGATGTTCCTCAAGACATTGCCGATTGTTGTTCTTTTGTTCGTGTTCTTCCCGCGGATGTCGCCTCTCTGGAGCGTACCGCTGGTTTCAGGTGAGGCGCGCACGGGCATCAGCGACACCATGCGACCCGGCGATATTTCGAATCTTGCCCAAAGCAGCGAACGGGCTTTCCGGGTCACGTTTGGAGGCGAAATGCCGGCCTATCGAGACCGGTACTGGCGAGGCCTGATTCTCGACTATCTGGATAGGGAGACATGGCGCCAGGGCGAGCGGGAGGGTTTTCGCCCTCTGGGCCGAGTAGCGGTTGACGGGGGGATAGGAGAGCTTGAAGCAAACCAGTATGACGTGCTTCTGGAACCGACCGATCAGCGCTGGGCGTTTGCTCTGGAGAATTCCCGAGCTGTCTCTGACAATGTTATCGAGGACAGCGCCGATCTTTTCCGTTTTCGCCGGCCGGCTGACAGTCCTGTGCGTTATCGTTTGGCTCTTGAGGGAGAGGCCCAGGCGGCTCAGGCACAAAGCCCCGCCGAATTGCGGCAGTACCTTCAGTTGCCCCGGGAAGGCAACCCGAGGGCCCGGGAGCTGGCAGGGGAGCTTCGCCGCGGCATGGGTGACGAGCAGATAATTCGGAGTCTGCTAGAGCGATTCCGTGAGCAGGAATATTTCTACACACTCAGGCCACCTGCCATGCCCGATGACGGCATTGACTCCTTGTTGTTTGACGAAAAACGCGGTTTCTGCGCCCACTACGCGGGGGCAACCACCTTCGTATTGCGGGCTGCCGGCATTCCCTCACGTGTCGTGGTTGGCTACCAAGGTGGAGAGAGCGGGGCCGGGGGCGATTACCTGATCGTGCGCCAGTACGACGCCCATGCGTGGGTTGAAGCCTATATAGATGGGCGAGGCTGGGTGAGAATTGATCCTACGGCCGCCATTGCGCCGGACCGCATTGAATTGGGCCTGAGAGACGCGATGGCTGAGGAAGGATCCTTTCTGGAGAACAACTGGGCTTCGCCCCAGCGTTATGCGGATGTGGCCCTGGTGCAATGGGCGAGTCTTCAGTTGGATCGCATCAATTATCAGTGGCAGCGCTGGGTCGTCGGCTATCAGGGCCAGAGCCAGATGGATCTGATGTCCAGGCTGCCTGGCGGTTTCGGCATGCGCGAACTGGGGTATATGACAGCGGG contains:
- a CDS encoding DUF58 domain-containing protein, yielding MKNPFRNRFSRWINRRIPRSDVQTFSQKNIFILPTGAGVVFGLLLVIMLLTGINYQNSLIYLSTFLLGAVFVGAMHQTHRNLSGLELSLIQPGEGFAGDDIPFRFRLKAGRDDAIAILLSCEESDLAPVHIHSGQAQDVTLPVHSAHRGYLRPDRVRIETRFPFGLLKAWSWVRPVSAGVVFPRPIPAPEAFSTVEDGEESAEARSVEGNDHADIRPWREGDLSQRVLWKRFGRTGQMVVADWEGEQGSPYWLDFNAYPGADHELRLSYLAFLVNERGRSGVRFGLNLPGQIIEPDSGPAHVARCLRVLATWGKERPRDSIAEPHGTRKNQTGNASQWAAEGRA
- a CDS encoding transglutaminase TgpA family protein; the encoded protein is MDRLRGAESDDTTAINLPSRALLWLIASFALLLSPQWDRLPLWLIAACVVLAAWRWLAQYGRVRLPGRLLRTGIMLVLIGVYVATVQGRFTVDTAASFFVLAVGLKWLETRSVRDFYVLFFILVYLATVNFLFHQEILWALVNFTGIALLLVGLQVLNAPELPGGLTSGWRRLGGMFLKTLPIVVLLFVFFPRMSPLWSVPLVSGEARTGISDTMRPGDISNLAQSSERAFRVTFGGEMPAYRDRYWRGLILDYLDRETWRQGEREGFRPLGRVAVDGGIGELEANQYDVLLEPTDQRWAFALENSRAVSDNVIEDSADLFRFRRPADSPVRYRLALEGEAQAAQAQSPAELRQYLQLPREGNPRARELAGELRRGMGDEQIIRSLLERFREQEYFYTLRPPAMPDDGIDSLLFDEKRGFCAHYAGATTFVLRAAGIPSRVVVGYQGGESGAGGDYLIVRQYDAHAWVEAYIDGRGWVRIDPTAAIAPDRIELGLRDAMAEEGSFLENNWASPQRYADVALVQWASLQLDRINYQWQRWVVGYQGQSQMDLMSRLPGGFGMRELGYMTAGIVGTGLLIAGLISAFQMRRGERRDAFRRVVDTWHRLCASAGVPVRHGETPSVLASRLAKAEPAAADSARLFARMVNSHYYSAGKDEEGSEQLKRMRRLLATMKRQLHRSRTRTGKPSD